Proteins co-encoded in one Quercus robur chromosome 8, dhQueRobu3.1, whole genome shotgun sequence genomic window:
- the LOC126696989 gene encoding BON1-associated protein 2 — protein MASPLLRTLEITVISGEDLRNDRRPIKKNAFVVVRTDSYNSRRTDMDTDGGSCPKWNQKLVVDMSMHAQFITLQVQCKTSLGDKTVGTARIPVSDFVGGYVPESYLHFLSYRLRDHNGERNGIVNISVRVKVPEYASCSRTELGIPLGILGQRNFGGGIVTGVPVSCNYPVK, from the coding sequence ATGGCAAGCCCGTTATTACGTACCCTTGAAATCACAGTGATATCTGGGGAAGACCTACGAAACGATCGAAGACCCATCAAGAAGAATGCTTTCGTTGTTGTACGAACCGATTCTTACAACTCTCGTAGGACAGATATGGATACTGACGGCGGGAGCTGTCCAAAGTGGAACCAAAAACTCGTGGTGGACATGTCAATGCATGCGCAGTTTATAACGTTGCAGGTTCAATGCAAGACTTCGTTGGGCGATAAAACTGTGGGGACGGCAAGAATTCCGGTCTCAGATTTTGTTGGGGGGTACGTGCCCGAGAgttatttgcattttttgaGTTACAGGTTGAGAGATCATAATGGCGAGAGGAATGGGATTGTGAATATCTCTGTGAGAGTTAAGGTCCCAGAATACGCATCGTGTTCGAGGACAGAGTTGGGAATTCCTTTGGGGATTTTGGGGCAGAGGAATTTTGGTGGTGGGATTGTGACTGGGGTTCCAGTTTCGTGTAACTATCCTGTAAAATAA
- the LOC126696992 gene encoding E3 ubiquitin-protein ligase At1g63170 has product MQDSNTQPPRSSLSEAALDSSPLLGHSITDSLIRSRRFIRRTPPPLRGAARLLRRASGRRMMLREPSVRVRENAAEQLEERQSDWAYSKPVLVLDMLWNFAFIGVGLVLLGLSVEERPTVPLRVWVVGYVVQCLFHMGCVIVEYKKRCEARLMGLEGSGVWESGADLNLNSSSTSGSGSDGEDYGIENRQAEEETSVVKHLESANTMFSFIWWIVGFYWVTAGGQTLTHDSPQLYWLCITFLAFDVVFVLICVAVACLVGIAVCCCLPCIITILYVVTDQEGATEEEIDQFPKYKFRSISDFEKVNGEIQESFGGMMIECDTDTPIERVLSQEDAECCICLSSYDDGTELRELPCNHHFHCICIDKWLRINATCPLCKFNILKPVNQSGSEDV; this is encoded by the exons ATGCAAGACTCGAACACACAACCGCCTCGTTCTTCTTTGTCCGAGGCTGCCCTGGACTCGTCGCCTCTCCTCGGCCACTCCATAACCGACAGCCTAATCCGTAGCCGCCGGTTCATCCGCCGCACACCGCCGCCTCTGAGAGGCGCCGCTCGGCTCCTCCGCCGGGCGAGCGGGCGGCGAATGATGCTCCGGGAGCCGTCGGTTCGGGTGAGGGAGAACGCGGCGGAGCAGTTGGAGGAGAGGCAGAGCGACTGGGCGTACTCGAAGCCGGTTTTGGTTTTGGATATGCTTTGGAACTTTGCGTTTATTGGGGTCGGGTTGGTGTTGTTGGGGCTGAGCGTGGAGGAGAGGCCGACTGTGCCGTTGAGGGTGTGGGTTGTTGGATACGTGGTGCAATGTTTGTTTCATATGGGGTGTGTGATCGTTGAGTATAAGAAACGATGCGAGGCGCGTTTGATGGGATTGGAAGGAAGTGGGGTTTGGGAAAGTGGTGcggatttgaatttgaattcgAGTTCCACTTCTGGGTCTGGTAGTGATGGTGAAGATTATGGGATTGAGAATCGACAGGCTGAGGAAGAAACCAG TGTTGTTAAGCATCTCGAGTCAGCAAATACGATGTTTTCATTTATCTGGTGGATCGTTGGATTCTACTGGGTAACCGCTGGAGGTCAAACTTTGACACATGATTCGCCTCAGCTTTACTG GCTTTGTATTACATTTCTTGCATTCGATGTTGTCTTTGTTTTGATATGTGTCGCCGTTGCATGTCTCGTTGGAATTGCTGTTTGCTGCTGTCTACCATGCATAATCACAATCTTGTATGTTGTGACGGATCAG GAGGGAGCAACAGAGGAGGAAATTGATCAATTCCCAAAGTACAAATTCCGAAGCATAAGTGATTTTGAGAAAGTTAATGGTGAGATTCAAGAATCTTTTGGAGGAATGATGATTGAGTGCGACACAGATACTCCCATTGAACGTGTTTTGTCCCAAGAGGATGCT GAATGTTGCATTTGCCTTTCTTCCTATGACGATGGAACTGAACTGCGTGAACTCCCTTGCAATCACCATTTCCACTGCATTTGCATTGACAAATGGTTACGCATCAATGCCACCTGCCCTCTTTGCAAATTCAACATTTTGAAGCCTGTCAACCAAAGTGGTAGTGAGGATGTATAG
- the LOC126696990 gene encoding pentatricopeptide repeat-containing protein At2g03880, mitochondrial produces MTWFLSLGPRHSFLTDCYSALSFYSEDISTLNTKVSRHLIHPHLFSFFALILIGHCYIIVSYYFALQVSDTNYDTIISIKNIAITSWVMFKLQLRLLGPSCKALHQFNHTGLAHFIYNYSVVNSSNSNTFDLNRLINEFSKSGRIDEARKMFDKMSERDEFSWSTIIAAYANLGRLDEARELFDEAPKKSSITWSPLISGYCQHGCEIEAFELFCQMRLEGQNPSQYTLGSVLRGCSILGLRQRGENLHGYAIKAGFDSNVFVATGLVDMYAKCKCILEAECLFETLTDRKNNVSWTAMITGYSQNGDGYKAIECFQDMRAEGVESNQFTFPSILTACATVSASDFGAQVHGCIVRSGFGANVFVQSALVCMYAKCGDLRSARKGLETMETDDVISYNSMIVGCVRHGFEEEVLSLFKKMHSRDMKIDAFTFPSVLNSFASMMDTKNSKSVHCLIIKTGFEAYNLVSNALVDMYAKQGSLACACEVFNQTVDKDVISWTSLVTGYAHNGSHEEAIKLFHDMITTGTCPDEYVIASILSACAGLTVLEFGKQVHANFIKSGLESLSIDNSLVTMYAKCGCIEDASRVFNSMRVRNVITWTALIVGYAQNGKGKDSLQFYDQMIATGTKPDFITFIGLLFACSHAGLVENGLQYFESMDKVYGIKPGPEHYACMIDLWGRSGHLNEAKELLNRMDVKPDATVWKALLGACRVHGDLELGESAANKLFELEPSNAVPYILLANMYSAAGRSEDFARIRQMMKSMGIRKEPGCSWIEMNSHVHEFMSEDRGHPRTSEIYSKLDEIMILIKEAGYVPDKKFALHDMDEESKELGLAYHSEKLAIAFGLLTLPPVVPIRIFKNLRVCGDCHTAMKYISRVFLRHIILRDSNCFHHFREGKCSCGDYW; encoded by the coding sequence ATGACTTGGTTTTTGAGTCTTGGGCCTAGGCATTCTTTTCTTACCGATTGCTATTCAGCTTTGAGCTTCTACAGTGAGGACATTTCAACTTTGAATACAAAAGTTTCCCGCCACCTCATCCATCCTCACCTTTTCTCCTTCTTTGCACTAATCCTAATTGGTCATTGCTATATAATAGTATCCTATTACTTTGCTCTTCAGGTATCAGATACAAATTACGATACGATCATTTCAATAAAGAACATAGCGATAACAAGCTGGGTTATGTTTAAATTACAATTACGGCTTTTGGGTCCCTCGTGTAAAGCTTTACATCAATTCAATCACACAGGATTAgctcattttatttataattatagcGTTGTGAATTCTTCTAATTCTAATACGTTTGATTTGAACCGGCTAATAAATGAGTTTTCTAAATCGGGCCGAATTGATGAAGCCCGTAAGATGTTCGATAAAATGTCTGAAAGGGATGAATTTAGTTGGAGCACAATTATAGCTGCTTATGCTAATTTAGGGAGACTAGATGAGGCTAGAGAACTCTTTGATGAGGCTCCGAAAAAAAGTTCTATCACCTGGTCTCCTCTTATATCTGGGTATTGTCAGCATGGTTGTGAAATTGAAGCTTTTGAATTGTTCTGTCAAATGCGGCTTGAGGGACAAAATCCCAGCCAGTATACATTAGGAAGTGTTCTTAGGGGGTGTTCAATATTGGGTTTGCGCCAGAGAGGTGAAAACCTTCATGGTTATGCCATAAAGGCTGGATTTGACTCTAATGTTTTTGTTGCCACTGGTCTTGTTGACATGTATGCAAAGTGCAAGTGCATTTTGGAAGCCGAATGTCTCTTTGAAACATTGACTGATAGGAAAAATAATGTGTCGTGGACTGCTATGATTACGGGGTATTCTCAGAATGGTGATGGCTATAAGGCAATTGAGTGTTTCCAAGACATGAGGGCCGAAGGAGTTGAGTCCAATCAGTTCACATTTCCTAGCATATTGACAGCTTGTGCAACAGTTTCGGCAAGTGATTTTGGGGCTCAGGTGCATGGGTGCATAGTTAGGAGTGGTTTTGGTGCTAACGTGTTTGTTCAGAGTGCATTGGTTTGTATGTATGCAAAATGTGGAGACTTGAGAAGTGCAAGGAAGGGACTAGAGACAATGGAAACTGATGATGTAATCTCTTATAACTCCATGATAGTTGGGTGTGTAAGGCATGGGTTTGAAGAGGAAGTTCTGTCCTTATTTAAGAAAATGCATTCAAGAGATATGAAGATCGATGCCTTTACATTTCCATCAGTACTAAACTCTTTTGCTTCCATGATGGATACGAAAAATTCAAAATCCGTTCATTGTTTGATTATCAAGACTGGATTTGAGGCTTACAATCTAGTGAGCAATGCTCTTGTTGACATGTATGCTAAACAGGGAAGCTTAGCTTGCGCTTGTGAGGTTTTCAATCAGACGGTGGACAAGGATGTGATCTCATGGACCTCCCTGGTCACAGGATATGCTCACAATGGCTCCCATGAAGAAGCTATTAAGTTGTTTCATGATATGATAACTACAGGAACCTGTCCAGATGAATACGTGATTGCCAGCATTCTGAGTGCCTGTGCAGGATTGACAGTCTTAGAATTTGGGAAACAAGTTCATGCAAACTTTATTAAATCTGGACTTGAATCTTTGTCGATAGATAATTCCCTAGTCACAATGTATGCAAAATGTGGGTGTATAGAAGATGCCAGTAGAGTCTTCAACTCAATGCGAGTAAGGAATGTGATTACTTGGACAGCTTTGATAGTTGGTTATGCACAGAATGGCAAAGGAAAGGACTCCCTACAATTTTATGATCAGATGATAGCAACTGGCACAAAGCCGGACTTCATTACTTTTATTGGCTTGCTATTTGCTTGCAGCCATGCTGGTCTTGTGGAAAATGGTCTCCAGTACTTTGAATCTATGGATAAGGTCTATGGAATAAAACCAGGTCCTGAACACTATGCCTGCATGATTGACCTCTGGGGGCGCTCAGGACACCTTAATGAGGCGAAGGAATTACTGAATAGAATGGATGTTAAACCAGATGCAACAGTATGGAAGGCACTACTTGGAGCATGTAGAGTACATGGGGATTTAGAGCTGGGAGAGAGTGCAGCaaacaaactttttgaattggaGCCCTCAAATGCTGTGCCTTACATTCTGTTAGCTAACATGTATTCTGCAGCTGGTAGATCGGAAGATTTTGCAAGAATTCGACAAATGATGAAATCAATGGGAATCAGAAAGGAGCCTGGTTGCAGTTGGATTGAGATGAACAGTCATGTGCATGAATTTATGTCTGAAGATAGAGGCCATCCAAGGACATCTGAGATTTATTCTAAGCTTGATGAGATTATGATATTGATCAAGGAAGCGGGGTATGTGCCAGATAAGAAGTTTGCACTTCATGACATGGATGAGGAGAGTAAGGAGCTTGGTCTAGCTTATCACAGTGAGAAGTTGGCCATAGCTTTTGGGCTTCTCACTCTGCCACCAGTAGTACCAATTCGAATCTTCAAGAATCTTCGGGTTTGTGGGGATTGCCATACCGCTATGAAATATATATCAAGAGTTTTTCTTCGGCATATTATTTTGAGGGATTCAAACTGTTTTCATCATTTTAGAGAAGGAAAGTGTTCTTGTGGGGATTACTGGTAG